From Flavobacterium sp. 102, a single genomic window includes:
- a CDS encoding Calx-beta domain-containing protein, translated as MKKAISTSPLRLLIILVFGLFFNLSMAQNPFVSFYSLNSSATVIEGSTFSFNVKLNSVSATNTVINVTTSPESADISDYTPITATVTIPAGQLFGTTTLNIATTNDSTIENNEELFITGTVTSGNTLNATASYVLLIFDNDSVPDFYVDTAWFHTESNNINFYYYLSNPYSSDVVINWATTTGTAGSSDFTAINTTTSIQAGQSSGLLTIYLTDDALPESDEIFTLTGTVTSGNTTNLSATSIVTIRDNDTTPTLSINTSGYAPYEGNNYSFNASLDRPFNSDVVVQITTADGTAGSSDYTAINTTKTIPAGNTSVLVSIPITDDTLDEPFESFSVIGTVTSGNTTNPSVTSTVNITDNDGLPDAYFLTSYDASNVDFSTVEEGQNARFGIGLTHARNTDTVIQITSSNGTAGSADYTSFTTSITIPEGQTHFYSNNLAVPTILDQLQETDETFSLTATLSPGITFNNTYIHTVTILDNYNVNAKFDNVDSVAEVGTTFSLLANDTLHGLPLNASDVSITLAPNTLGITVNSQGVISIPSNLEIGYYELSYTICEVANPANCDTASISLQVKPPLEVTYNLIYSDYNGDGYTSVGDIITYQFHVANIGNAPITNIVSDYAYNLNIIGGPIANLNAGQTDTTTFTAIHIITQDDINFGYYQGDNNQDQGPSFVGNYYGYSVTDWSQIQNPFTLNISDGIKLKAFVDTNANGVQDGVEINFPLGHFNYEINNNGTIHNLYTTPFYLYESNPTTTYDLTYQVDSDYAANNICSVSYPNVTVAPGSGITTYNFPIITTPYQDLSVNMHNYGADPRPGFLYYSYITYTNNSNLPFPSGTLTFTNDTAVSIVTVSDGNAVVTSTGFTFNFVNLQPYETRTFWVQMTIPNIPTVNLGQTLTNTVSITLPAGDILPLNNTSNLTETIVGSYDPNEKTESHGGRIVQSSFSANDYLTYTIKFENTGTANAINVKVTDVLAAELDETSIKMVTASHTYALERINNTLTWNFFGIDLPPSVPNTNIGHGYIVFQIKPKPDYAIGDIINNTANIYFDFNPAIVTDPCLTEFVQSLDNETFAFTNFSFHPNPVKNILTISNETIIDEIEITSVLGQKIKSIKANNLQAEIDLSELTSGIYLIKVSSVGQEKTIKIIKD; from the coding sequence ATGAAAAAAGCTATCTCAACTTCGCCTTTAAGACTATTAATTATTTTGGTTTTCGGATTGTTTTTTAACCTCTCGATGGCACAAAATCCGTTCGTTTCTTTTTACAGCTTAAACAGTAGTGCTACGGTTATAGAAGGAAGTACTTTTTCATTTAATGTTAAACTTAACAGTGTTAGTGCCACCAATACGGTTATCAATGTGACAACCTCTCCGGAATCTGCAGATATTTCAGATTATACTCCAATAACTGCTACTGTCACAATACCTGCCGGTCAATTATTTGGCACTACAACGCTCAATATTGCCACAACAAACGATTCGACAATAGAAAACAATGAAGAGTTATTTATTACAGGAACTGTTACTTCAGGCAATACTCTCAATGCAACTGCATCCTATGTGTTGCTGATATTTGATAATGACAGCGTTCCCGATTTTTATGTTGACACCGCTTGGTTTCACACAGAATCTAACAATATTAACTTTTATTATTATTTAAGCAACCCCTACAGTTCTGATGTTGTCATCAATTGGGCAACCACAACCGGAACTGCTGGAAGTAGTGATTTCACAGCTATTAATACCACAACAAGCATACAAGCAGGACAATCCTCAGGTTTATTAACTATTTATCTCACTGACGATGCTCTCCCTGAATCTGATGAGATTTTCACTTTGACCGGAACAGTAACCTCGGGAAACACAACTAACTTATCCGCAACAAGTATTGTAACCATCCGAGATAATGACACTACGCCGACATTGAGTATTAATACAAGCGGTTACGCACCTTACGAAGGAAATAATTATAGTTTCAATGCTTCTTTAGACAGACCTTTCAACAGCGATGTCGTGGTTCAAATTACTACTGCTGATGGAACTGCCGGAAGTAGTGATTATACTGCAATCAATACCACCAAAACAATTCCTGCAGGCAACACATCTGTTCTGGTATCCATCCCTATAACAGATGACACTTTAGACGAGCCTTTCGAATCATTTTCTGTTATTGGAACCGTAACTTCGGGAAATACAACTAATCCAAGCGTAACTTCAACCGTTAACATTACCGATAATGATGGTTTACCTGATGCTTATTTTCTTACGTCGTATGATGCTTCAAACGTTGATTTTAGCACTGTTGAAGAAGGACAAAATGCCAGATTCGGAATTGGGTTAACCCATGCTCGTAACACTGATACTGTAATTCAAATCACCTCATCAAACGGAACAGCCGGAAGTGCAGATTATACTTCATTTACTACCAGCATTACGATTCCGGAAGGACAAACTCATTTTTATTCTAATAACTTAGCTGTTCCAACAATTCTAGATCAATTGCAGGAAACTGACGAGACATTTTCACTTACGGCAACTTTAAGTCCGGGAATTACCTTTAACAACACTTATATTCATACGGTTACTATTTTAGACAATTATAATGTTAATGCGAAATTCGACAATGTGGATTCAGTGGCTGAAGTTGGTACTACTTTCTCTTTATTGGCCAATGACACTTTACATGGCTTACCTTTAAACGCATCTGACGTCAGCATTACTTTAGCTCCAAATACTCTTGGTATCACTGTGAATTCTCAAGGTGTGATTTCTATTCCAAGTAACCTTGAGATTGGTTATTATGAGTTAAGTTATACGATTTGCGAAGTTGCTAATCCTGCGAATTGTGATACTGCTTCCATCAGTTTACAAGTAAAACCACCTTTAGAAGTTACTTATAATCTTATTTATTCTGATTATAATGGTGATGGTTATACTAGTGTTGGTGACATCATTACTTATCAATTTCATGTTGCTAATATTGGTAATGCTCCTATCACTAATATAGTTTCGGATTATGCGTATAACCTAAATATTATAGGTGGTCCTATCGCCAATTTAAATGCTGGACAAACAGATACCACCACATTTACAGCGATTCATATTATAACCCAAGATGATATTAACTTTGGCTATTATCAAGGAGACAACAACCAAGATCAAGGACCATCTTTTGTAGGAAATTATTATGGTTATAGTGTTACAGATTGGTCTCAGATACAGAATCCTTTTACTTTGAATATCTCTGACGGCATCAAACTGAAAGCATTTGTTGATACTAATGCTAACGGAGTACAAGATGGTGTCGAAATCAATTTTCCTTTGGGTCATTTCAATTACGAAATCAACAACAACGGAACGATTCATAACTTGTATACAACACCGTTTTACTTATACGAATCCAACCCAACAACCACTTACGATTTGACTTATCAAGTTGATTCGGATTATGCTGCCAACAACATTTGTTCGGTTTCGTATCCTAACGTTACAGTTGCTCCTGGTTCCGGAATTACTACTTACAACTTCCCAATAATAACAACTCCATATCAGGATTTATCGGTGAACATGCACAATTATGGTGCTGATCCAAGACCCGGATTCCTTTACTATTCTTATATCACTTATACTAACAATTCTAACCTCCCTTTTCCTTCAGGCACTTTAACTTTTACAAACGATACTGCCGTTTCTATTGTGACTGTTTCTGACGGAAATGCTGTGGTTACAAGCACCGGATTTACTTTTAATTTTGTCAACTTACAACCTTATGAAACCCGAACTTTTTGGGTACAAATGACCATCCCTAATATTCCGACTGTAAACTTGGGACAAACGTTAACCAATACCGTTTCAATTACACTTCCTGCCGGAGATATATTACCCTTAAATAATACGTCAAACTTAACAGAAACCATTGTAGGCTCTTATGACCCGAATGAAAAAACAGAAAGCCATGGCGGTAGAATTGTTCAGTCTTCCTTCTCTGCGAATGATTATTTAACTTATACGATAAAATTCGAAAATACCGGAACCGCCAATGCTATCAATGTAAAAGTTACTGATGTTTTAGCTGCTGAACTTGACGAAACTTCCATTAAAATGGTTACTGCCAGTCATACTTATGCTTTGGAAAGGATTAACAATACGCTGACATGGAATTTCTTCGGAATCGATCTTCCGCCATCAGTTCCAAATACTAATATTGGTCATGGTTATATTGTATTTCAAATTAAACCAAAACCAGACTATGCTATTGGCGATATCATTAACAATACGGCCAATATCTACTTTGACTTTAATCCCGCGATTGTGACGGATCCTTGTTTAACCGAATTTGTTCAATCATTGGACAATGAAACTTTTGCCTTTACCAATTTTAGTTTCCACCCGAATCCTGTAAAAAATATACTTACTATTTCGAATGAAACCATTATTGATGAAATTGAAATCACATCGGTTTTAGGACAAAAAATAAAATCAATTAAAGCCAATAATTTACAGGCCGAAATTGACTTATCCGAATTGACAAGTGGCATATACTTGATAAAAGTATCTAGCGTCGGACAAGAAAAAACAATAAAAATTATAAAAGATTAG
- a CDS encoding TCR/Tet family MFS transporter, which yields MKQNKKEAAIGFIFITMLIDITGWGIIIPVIPKLISELIQGDISEAAKYGGWLTFAYAITQFVCAPLIGNLSDKFGRRPIILISLFAFSMDYLLLAFAPTITWLFVGRIIAGLTGASITTASAYIADVSTPENRAKNFGMIGAAFGLGFIIGPVIGGLLGQFGSRVPFYAAAVLCMLNFLYGYFILPESLSKKNRREFEWKRANPINALINLKKYPSIIGLVMAIFLLYVGSHAVHSNWSFFTMYRFNWDEKMVGISLGAVGLLVGIVQGGLIRWTSPRLGNQKSIYIGLSLYTIGMLLFAFATESWMMFAFLVPYCLGGIAGPALQSEVSGKVPANEQGEIQGTLASLMSASAIIGPLMMTNTFYFFTHDEAPFKLPGAPFILGSFLMLISTIIAYYSLKKKSRIP from the coding sequence ATGAAGCAAAACAAAAAAGAAGCTGCGATAGGATTTATTTTTATCACGATGCTAATCGATATTACGGGTTGGGGAATCATCATTCCGGTAATCCCAAAATTAATTTCTGAATTGATTCAAGGCGATATCAGTGAAGCAGCAAAATATGGCGGTTGGCTTACTTTTGCGTATGCGATAACGCAGTTTGTTTGCGCACCTTTAATTGGAAACTTAAGTGATAAATTTGGGCGAAGACCTATTATTTTAATTTCGCTCTTTGCCTTTTCGATGGATTATTTGTTGTTGGCTTTTGCCCCAACGATAACCTGGCTTTTTGTCGGAAGAATTATTGCCGGATTAACCGGTGCCAGTATTACAACAGCGTCTGCTTATATTGCGGATGTCAGCACACCCGAAAACAGAGCTAAAAATTTCGGAATGATTGGTGCTGCCTTTGGTTTAGGCTTTATTATCGGACCCGTGATTGGTGGATTATTGGGACAATTTGGTTCGAGAGTTCCGTTTTATGCTGCGGCTGTTTTGTGTATGTTGAACTTCTTATACGGCTATTTTATTTTACCCGAATCTTTATCTAAAAAGAACCGTCGCGAATTTGAATGGAAACGCGCCAATCCTATAAATGCTTTAATCAATTTAAAAAAGTATCCTTCTATTATCGGACTGGTTATGGCCATTTTTCTGTTGTATGTAGGTTCGCATGCTGTTCACAGTAACTGGAGTTTCTTTACCATGTATCGTTTCAATTGGGACGAAAAAATGGTTGGTATTTCCCTTGGTGCTGTTGGATTGTTAGTCGGAATTGTACAAGGTGGACTGATTCGTTGGACGAGTCCGAGATTGGGTAATCAAAAAAGTATTTATATCGGTTTGTCTTTGTATACTATAGGCATGTTATTGTTCGCTTTCGCCACCGAAAGTTGGATGATGTTTGCTTTTTTAGTACCGTATTGTCTCGGAGGAATTGCCGGTCCGGCTTTGCAATCGGAAGTTTCGGGTAAAGTTCCGGCGAACGAACAAGGAGAAATTCAGGGCACTTTAGCGAGTTTGATGAGTGCTTCTGCGATTATTGGTCCGTTAATGATGACCAATACGTTTTACTTTTTTACCCATGACGAAGCGCCTTTCAAATTGCCAGGCGCGCCTTTTATTTTGGGTAGTTTTTTGATGTTGATTAGTACAATTATTGCCTATTATTCTTTAAAGAAAAAATCCCGAATTCCGTAA
- a CDS encoding retropepsin-like aspartic protease — MEDFQKILKKNKYKKINFKVSKTQHLLIKASINGISGNFILDTGASNSCVGFESIERFNLKAKKSKTKASGAGATGMFTQLAKNNALKIGRWKTEEFHLVIFDMTHVNEALQQYKAKAVDGIIGADVLLEGKAIIDYSNHCLYLK, encoded by the coding sequence ATGGAAGACTTTCAAAAAATTCTCAAAAAAAACAAGTATAAAAAAATCAATTTTAAAGTTTCAAAAACGCAACATTTATTGATTAAGGCAAGTATTAACGGCATTTCCGGAAATTTCATCCTCGATACCGGCGCTTCTAATAGTTGTGTAGGTTTTGAGAGTATTGAACGCTTTAATTTGAAAGCCAAAAAATCAAAAACAAAAGCTTCCGGTGCAGGCGCTACGGGTATGTTTACACAATTGGCTAAAAACAATGCTTTGAAAATAGGTCGCTGGAAAACCGAGGAATTTCACTTGGTTATTTTCGACATGACGCATGTAAATGAAGCTTTACAACAATACAAAGCCAAAGCCGTTGATGGAATTATCGGTGCCGATGTTTTATTAGAAGGCAAAGCAATTATTGATTATTCAAATCATTGTTTGTATTTGAAATAA
- a CDS encoding T9SS type A sorting domain-containing protein has protein sequence MKKYICSIIALMTISLCSAQLVSLNQAEYFWDTDPGEGNGIPLMATDGNLNNAFEKISINGLNAPSVGLHKFSVRVKDNLGVWGPVFTNIIIVESTTTPTPMTLTQAEYFWDMDPGEGNATPLLATDGNFESAFEKVAVSGLNAPSEGLHKFSIRVKDNQGVWGPTYTNIIKVEQATTPTPLSLVQVEYFWDTDPGEGNGTPLLATDGNLNNAYEQFVQTAIPIVNPIGLHIFNVRVKDNQGIWGPVFKNVIYIETTLSVDTLIADNYYFYPNPANDVIRFNKDIEKVEIYDLGGRYINTSVLNEVNVSGLKTGVYLLKITTPEGLTFDKKMIKKQ, from the coding sequence ATGAAGAAATATATTTGCAGTATAATAGCTTTAATGACGATAAGTTTGTGTTCTGCACAGTTAGTATCGTTGAACCAGGCAGAATATTTTTGGGATACCGATCCTGGTGAAGGAAACGGAATTCCATTGATGGCTACTGATGGAAATTTGAATAACGCTTTTGAAAAAATTTCTATTAACGGATTGAATGCTCCAAGTGTTGGTTTGCATAAATTTAGTGTTCGTGTAAAAGATAATTTAGGAGTTTGGGGACCAGTTTTTACTAATATCATAATTGTGGAGTCAACAACTACTCCAACCCCTATGACACTTACACAAGCGGAGTATTTTTGGGATATGGATCCAGGGGAAGGAAATGCTACACCACTTCTGGCAACTGATGGAAATTTTGAAAGCGCTTTTGAAAAAGTAGCCGTAAGTGGTTTAAACGCTCCAAGTGAAGGTCTTCATAAATTCTCAATACGCGTTAAAGACAATCAAGGTGTGTGGGGACCAACTTATACTAATATTATTAAAGTAGAACAAGCAACTACACCAACACCGCTTAGTTTAGTACAGGTAGAATACTTTTGGGATACCGATCCAGGTGAAGGCAACGGCACTCCATTATTGGCTACTGATGGAAATTTGAATAATGCCTATGAACAATTTGTTCAAACAGCTATTCCAATCGTAAATCCTATTGGTCTTCATATTTTTAATGTTCGTGTTAAAGATAACCAAGGAATTTGGGGACCCGTTTTCAAAAATGTAATTTATATTGAAACCACTTTAAGTGTTGACACCCTAATAGCAGATAATTACTATTTCTACCCAAATCCAGCAAACGATGTGATACGTTTCAATAAAGATATTGAAAAGGTTGAGATTTATGATTTGGGCGGAAGATATATTAACACTTCAGTCCTCAATGAAGTTAATGTTTCGGGTTTAAAAACAGGAGTTTATCTCTTAAAGATTACCACTCCTGAAGGACTTACTTTTGATAAAAAAATGATTAAAAAACAGTAA